The nucleotide sequence CTCCTGCAGCAGCCGGTTCATGATGAAGGCATTGCGGGCGTCGATGGCGCGCGCTGATTCGTTGAGCAGTGGCGGCTGGCTCTCCACCAGCGTGCGGCCCTTGTGGTCGGTGATGCGGGTCACCAGCCAGGGGTTGACGCGGTAGCCGCCGTTGGCGAAGACGGAATAGGCGGTGGCCATCTGCATGGGCGTGACCGAGCCGGCGCCCAGTGCCATGGGAAGGTAGGGCGGGTGCTTCTCGGCATCGAAACCGAAACGCAGCACCCAGTCCTGGGCGTTGTGCGGGCCCACCGCCTCCAGGATGCGGATCGACACCATGTTCTTGGACTTGGCCAGGGCGGTATGCAGCTGCATGGGACCTTCGAACTTGCCGTCGTAGTTCTTGGGTTCCCAGGGCTGCCCACCCGTGACGCCGGCGTCGAAGAACAGCGGCGAGTCGTTGACCATGGTGCTGGGCGTGAATCCCTTCTCCAGCGCGGCGGAATAGATGAAGGGCTTGAACGCCGAGCCGGGTTGCCGCCAGGCCTGGGTGACGTGGTTGAACTTGTTCTTGTTGAAGTCGAAGCCGCCGATCATCGCCAGGATGCCGCCGTCGCGCGGGTCCAGCGCCACGAAGGCGCCTTCGACCTCGGGCAGCTGCGTGATCTCCCAGGTGTTCTTGGGCGTCTTCAACACCCGGATGACCGCGCCGCGGCGCAGCTTGATCTTGGGCGGCGCCTTGGCGGACAGGCCGGGCTGGGCCGGCCGCAGGCCTTCGCCGGTGATCTCCAGCTCCTCGCCGGTCTGGCGCACGGCCACGACCCGCCTCGGGCTGGCCTCCAGCACCACTGCCGACATCACGTCACCGTTGTCGGGATGCTCGGCCAGGGCGTCGTCCACCGCGTCGTCCAGTTCCTTGGGGTCGGCCGGGAGATCGACGAACTGTTCCGGGCCCCGGTAGATCTGGCGCCGCTCGTAATCCATGATGCCCTTGCGCAGGGCCTTGTAGGCGGCCTCCTGATGCGACAGCTTGACGGTGGTGAAGACGTTGAGGCCGCGGGTATAGGCCTCGTCCCCATACTGCGCATAGACCAGCTGGCGCACGGTCTCGGCCACGTAGTCGCCGTGTACGCGCAGGACCTCGCCGCCGCTGCGGATCTTCAGCTCCTGCTGCTTGGCCGCGGCCGCCTGGGCCGCCGTGATGTAGCCGTTCTCCTCCATGCGCTGGATGATGTAGAGCTGGCGCGCCCGGGCGCGCTTGGGGTTGCTGATCGGGTTGTAGGCGGAAGGCGCCTTGGGCAGGCCGGCCAGCATGGCGGCCTCGGCGATCGTGATGTCCTTCATGGGCTTGCCGAAATACGCTTCCGACGCCGCCGAGAACCCGTAGGACCGGTTGCCCAGGAAGATCTGGTTCATGTAGATCTCCAGGATCTGGTCCTTGGTCAGCAGGTGCTCCAGCTTCATGGTCAGCAGCACCTCGTACAGCTTGCGGGTGAAGGTCTTTTCGGACGAGAGATAGACGTTGCGCGCCACCTGCATGGTGATGGTCGAGGCGCCCTGGCTCTTGACCCTCCCCAGGTTGGCCACCGCCGCTCGCAAGAGGCCCCGGTAGTCCACGCCGCCGTGCGAGTAGAAGCGCGTGTCCTCGATGGCCAGCACGGCATCCTTCATGACCTGCGGGATCTCGGCGATGGGCGTGAGGTTGCGCCTTTCCTCGCCGAATTCGCCGATCAGCACGCCCTCGGCCGAGAACACCCGCAACGGCAGCTTGGGCCGGTAGTCCGACAGCTCCGAGATGTCCGGCAAATTGGGGTAGGCGACCGCCAGCGCCACGCCAACGATGGTGGCCACCGACACGATCACGGCCAGCAGCGCGCCGCCTGTCCACAAAGCGACACGACCGAGCGTACTTTCCCAGCCAGCGGGCTTTCGGGGCGAGGAGGCTGGCTTGTCCTGTTGAGCTTCAGAAGGCATAAAGAGTGAGATGAGGCTGCGTGGACATTATCGGAGCTTGCTCCTCAACGCATGAGCATTGTCCCAAGGTGCGCGATCGCCCGGCTGATGAAAGAAGGCCGCTGGCGGGCAGGGGACGCTCCCAGTATCGCAGTGAACCTCGTCAGTTTTTGCCAACGTGCACAGCCGTAGAGGGGGAAAAGTCCTTTGTCGACAAGGATGTTACTGCTAGCATTGAAGTGAAACCTTAAGTTTGTTACGCCTTGAAATAGGTCGTTTCAGGAGACTGTCTTGAGTTCTCTGAGCTCGCTTTTCAGCCACCAAGCCGCGCCACTGCTGGGCTTGGACATCAGCTCTTCCAGCGTGAAGCTGGTGGAACTCGGGCGTGACCGGAACGGCAACTACGTGCTGGAGCGCTGCGCTATCGAGCCGCTCGAGCGCGGCTGGATCACCGACGGCAACGTGGAGAAGTTCGACGAAGTGGCCGAGGCGATGCGTCGCGTCGTCAAGAAAAGCGGAACACGCACCCGCAACGTCGCCATGGCACTGCCGCCTTCGGCGGTGATCACCAAGAAGATCATCCTGCCGGGCGGCCTGTCCGAGCAGGACCTGGAACTGCAGGTAGAGGCCGAGGCCAACCAGTACATCCCCTTCTCCCTGGACGAAGTGAGCCTGGACTTCTGCGTGGTCGGCCCGAGTACCACCTCCGCGGGCGATGTGGAGGTGCTGATCGCCGCCTCGCGCAAGGAGAAGGTCCAGGACCGCCAGGGCCTGGCAGAGGCCGCCGGCCTCAAGCCCGTGATCATCGACGTGGAGTCCTATGCCTCGCGCCTGGCGGCCGGCCGCCTGATCCAGGGCCTGCCGAACGGCGGCGTCGACACCATGGTCGCGCTGTTCGAGGTGGGCGCGTTCACCACCAGCATGCAGGTCATGCGCAATGAGGAGGTCCTGTACGACCGGGACCAGGCCTTCGGCGGGGCGCAGCTGACCCAGTTGATCGTCCGCCAGTACGGCTTCTCGCCCGAGGAGGCGGAAACCAAGAAGCGCAGCGGCGACCTGCCGGACGACTACGAGGGCGGCGTGCTCAAGCCCTTCGTGGAGAGCATGGCGCAGGAGATCGCGCGGGCGCTGCAGTTCTTCTTCACCAGCACGCCGCACAACCGGGTCGACTACATCATGATCGCCGGCGGTTCGGCGGCGCTGCCCGGCCTGAACGAGATGGTGACGGCGCAAACCTCCTTTCCCTGCAGCCTGGCCGACCCGTTCGAGGGCATGCAGGTCGCCGGCGGCGTGCGCGAGAAGAAGATGCGGCGTGAAGCGCCGTCCTACCTGACCTCCTGCGGTCTGGCCATGCGGAGGTTCCTGCAGTGATCCTGATCAACCTGCTGCCGCACCGCGAGGCGGCGCGCAAGAAAAGACGCGAACGCTTCTATGCCACGCTGGGCGCATCGGCGGTGGCCGGCCTCCTGGTCTCCGGCGCCATCTACCTCTGGTACGCGGCCCAGATCTCCCGGCAGCAGGCGCAGAACATGGTGCTGAAGACCGAGATCAAGGTACTGGAAAACCAGATCAAGGACATCGCCGCCCTGCAGCAGGAGATCGCGGCGCTGCGTGCGCGGCAACAGGCCGTGGAGGACCTCCAGGCCGACCGCAACATGCCGGTGCACCTCCTGAACGAGCTGGTGCGCCAGCTGCCGGACGGCGTCTACGTCACCAGCGTCAAGCAGGAAAACCAGTCGGTCGCGATCCTCGGCGTGGCCCAGTCCAACGAGCGGGTGTCGGAGCTGCTGCGCAACCTCGGCAACAACAGCCCCTGGCTGACGCGCCCCGAGCTGGTGGAGATCGTCGCCGGCAACGTGAACCTGTCGCCGCGGGAGCAGCGTCGCGTCGCGAACTTCAACATCCGCGTCAAGGTGCTGCGCGCCAGCGAGGCGCAAAAAGCCGCAGCCGCCGCCAGCGCCGCTTCGGCGCCCAAGACCTGATCGCCATGGCCACCCAATCCCTACCCAAGGTCGATTTCGCCGCGCTGCAGCAGCAGCTCCAGGCCCAGTTCCGCGGCCTCAATCCCAACGATCCGGCCTCCTGGCCGGGGCTGCCCAAGGCGCTGCTGTGCCTGGCGCTGGCGGCAGCGATCGTCGTCGCGTTGTGGTTCGTCTGGCTAAGCAGCTCCGACGAGGAGCTGCAGGCCGAACAGCGCAAGGAGCTGGAACTGCGCGAGGACTACAAGAAAAAGCTCGCGCAGGCCGTGAACCTGGAGGCGCTCAAGAAACAGCGCGAGCAGGTCCAGCAGTACGTGATCCAGCTGGAAAAGCAGCTGCCCAGCAAGGCCGAGATGGACGCGCTGCTGTCCGACATCAACCAGGCCGGCCTGGGCCGCAGCCTGCACTTCGATCTGTTCCGGCCGGGGCAGGTGAGCGTGAAGGAGTACTACGCCGAGCTGCCCATCGCCGTGCGCGTGACCGGCCGCTATCACGACATCGGCTCCTTCGCCTCCGACGTGGCCAACCTGTCGCGCATCGTCACACTGAACAACATGGCCATCACCCCGGCCAAGGACGGAGCCCTCACATTCGACGCCACCGCCAAGACCTACCGCTACCTGGATGCCGATGAAGTGAACGCGCAGCGCAAGGCGGCTGGAGGCAAGAAGTGATGAAGCGGACCTCTGTCACCGGTGTGGTCCTGGCAGCCTTCGCGCTGGCGGGGTGCGGTACGTCGCAGGAAGACGAGCTGCGTCAGTGGATGGCCGACCAGAAGGCACAGACCAAGCCGCAGATCAAGCCCATCCCCGAGCCCAAGAAATTCGTTCCCGAGCTGTACAGCGAGGAAGCGGCCACCGATCCGTTCAGCAACCTGAAGCTGACCCAGGCGCTCAAGCGCGAGTCCGGGCAGAACACGGCCAACGCGGCCCTGGTGGCGCCCGAGCTGGCGCGCCGCAAGGAGCCGCTGGAGGCCTATCCCCTGGATGCCATGGCCATGGTCGGCAGCCTGATGAAGCAGGGCCAACCGGTGGCGCTGGTGCGGGTGGACAACCTGCTCTACCAGGTCCGGCCGGGCAACTACCTGGGGCAGAACTACGGGCGCATCACCAAGGTAGGGGAGGCCGAGGTCATGCTGCGCGAGATCGTGCAGGACGCGGCCGGTGAATGGGTAGAACGCACAGCCACTTTGCAGCTGCAAGAGAGGTCCACGAAATGAAACAACGAAAACTGATGCAGTGGCGCTCGTTCCTGACGCTCAGCTGTGCGGTACTGACGTCGCTGGCGGCCGTCCAGGCGCACGCGCAAACCGTGATCGAGTCGGTCACCAGCTCCATCCAGGGAGGCATGGAGGTCGTGCGGGTCGATTTCTCGCAGCCGCTGGCGGCAGTGCCGGCCGGTTTCACCATCCAGGCTCCGGCGCGCGTCGCACTGGACCTCACCGGCGCCGCCAACGGCATGGGACGCTCGTCGGTCGACATCAACCAGGGCAACCTGCGCTCCGTCAACGTGGTGCAGTCGGGTGAGCGTACCCGGTTGGTCCTCAACCTGAAGGCGCCGACGGCGTACAAGGCGCAGCTGCAAGGCAAGTCGCTGCTGGTGATGCTGGACCCGGTGGCAGTGGCCGCCACCGCGCCGGCACCGGCCCAGAACACCTTCGCCGAGAACCGCGCCGTCGACACCCAGCCGATCAAGGACGTCGATTTCCGCCGCGGCACCGACAGCGCGGGCCGGGTGATCGTGGACCTGCCCAACAACCAGGTGGGGGTGGACATCCGCCAGCAGGGCAAGAGCCTGGTGGTCGAACTGCTCAAGTCGTCCCTGCCCGAGGGGCTGCGCCGGCGCCTGGACGTGACCGACTTCGGCACGCCCGTGCAGACCGTGACCACTACCCAGGTCGGCGACCGCGTGCGGCTGGTGATCGAGCCCCGGGGCCTGTGGGAGCACAGCGCCTACCAGAGCGACAACCAGTTCGTGGTCGAGGTGCGCCAGCAGAAGATCGACCCGAACAAGCTGACGCAGGGCCCCGGCTACGCCGGGGAAAAACTCTCGCTCAACTTCCAGAACATCGAGGTCCGGTCGCTGCTACAGGTGATCGCCGACTTCACCAACTTCAACATCGTCACCTCGGACTCGGTGACAGGCGCCGTGACGCTGCGCCTGAAGGACGTGCCCTGGGACCAGGCGCTGGACATCGTGCTGCAGGCCAAGGGCCTGGGCATGCGCAAGAGCGGCAACGTGCTGTGGGTCGCGCCCAAGGACGAGATCGCGGCCAAGGAAAAGCTCGACCTCGAGTCGCGCGCCGCCCTCCAGACCCTGGAGCCGGTGCGCACGCAGGCCTTCCAACTCAATTACAGCAAGGCGGTGGACATCGCCGCCCAGCTTACCTCGGGCACCGGCGCGGCGCGCATGCTGAGCCCGCGCGGCAGCGTGATCGCCGAGCCGCGCACCAACCAGCTGTTCGTCACCGACATCGGTTCGCGGCTGGAGCAGGTGCAGGCGCTGATCGCCCGGCTGGACATCGCCGTGCGCCAGGTGTTGATCGAGGCCCGCATCGTGGAAGCTTCGGACACCTTCGGCCGCTCGCTGGGCGTGCGCCTGGGCGGCAGCGATCTGCGCGGACTGCGCGGCGGCGACCCGGGTTACTCCGTCGGTGGCGGCACGAACCGCGTCGCGCTCGGCGGCACCTACGATGCCGTGTCGGGCACCACCGGGGAGGGCGATGTCGATCTGACCACCCTCAACACCAACTTTGTCAACCTGCCGGCCATCGGCCTGGCCGGTTTCAATGCGCCCAGTTTCGCCATCTCGCTGTTCAGCTCCGCGGCCAACCGGTTCCTGAACCTGGAGCTGTCCGCCATGGAAGCGGACGGCAAGGGCAAGCTGGTGTCCAGCCCGCGGGTCGTCACCGCTGACCAGACGAAGGCGCTGATCGAGCAGGGCACCGAGTTCCCCTACCAGCAGGCCACGTCCAGCGGCGCCACCTCGGTCGCGTTCCGCCGGGCCACGCTCAAGCTGGAAGTGACGCCTCAGATCACCCCCGAGGGCAACATCATCCTGGACCTGGACATCACCAAGGACAGCCGGGGCGAGACCACGGCCGCCGGCATCGCCATCAACACCAAGCACATCAAGACGCAGGTGCTGGTGGAGAACGGCGGCACTGTGGTGATCGGCGGCATCTTCGAGCTGACCGAAACGGAAAACGAAGCCAGGGTGCCGCTGCTCGGGGACGTTCCGGTCCTGGGCTACCTGTTCAAGAACAAGCAGCGTAGCTCCAACAAGCAGGAGATGCTGGTGTTCATCACGCCAAAGATGATTTCGGATCGGGCCGCGGCCAGGTAAACAAAACAGGAGAGAGGGTTTATGTTTTCGATCGATTTTTCGCGGCGCTCCGTTCGTGCAGGGTTGGGCGGCTCGGCGCTGCTGGCTTCGTTGCTGCTGGCTTCATGTGGCGGCGGGGGCGGGTGCGCGTCTGCCGAGGCCTGTGCTGGTGGGGGCTCGGGTGCGAGCACAGGCGCGGTCACTTCGGCCAGCGCCGTCTCGGTGTCGATCGGGACGGACGGGACGCTCGGCGCGGAAGCCGTAGACTCGCTCAAATATTCCAAACGTTTTGTGGTTACGGTGGTGGACCAGCTCGGCCGCCCTGTGCTTGGTGCGACGATCAGCCCTCGCGTCGAGATGCTGGCGTTCGCCAAAGGCTACTTCGAGCGTGATCCGGCCGACCTTACGAAGGTGACAAACGAATATCGTTACTTGTGCCAAGCCGAGGACGCTAACAACAACGACATCTTGGACGCGAACGAAGATGTCAACGGCGACGGCTTGCTCACGCCTCCCCGTTCCACGGTGGTGATAGTCCCGACGAAGGGCGTGTATACGACCGATGCCAGCGGTTCGGTGGTATTCGAGCTGCAGTACCCCAAGAACTACGCCACGTGGATCGTTCCCACCTTGGTGGCCACGGCCGGGGTCACAGGCACCGAGGGCCAGGCTCGCTTCGATTTCGTGACGGGCTACGTTGTTGGTGATGAGAAGCAGGTCAGCGCGCCTTTCAACTTCTCGCCTTTCGGGACCACGCCCGCCTGCACCGACACCAACTGATGGAAAGATATACCCTGGGCATTGGGCTCGTCGGCCTGCCCGGGGCTGGCAAATCCACAGTTGGGCGGCAACTGGCACGGCGCCTTAAGCTGCCCTTCGTCGACGCCGACCACCGGATCGAACAGCTCCTCGGCTGTTCGATCCGTTCCTTTTTCGAGCGTGAAGGCGAATCCGCCTTCCGCGACGTGGAGGCCTCCGTCATCGACGAGCTCACCCGGCAGTCCGCGTCGGTGATCGCCACCGGCGGCGGCGCGGTGCTGAGGGAGGCCAACCGGCGCTGCCTGCGCGAGCGCTGCCAGGTGGTTTACCTGTACTCCGCGCCCGAGGACATCTTCCGGCGCATCCAGCACGACACCCAGCGGCCCCTGCTGCAGGTAGACGACCCCATGGCGCGCCTGCGCGAATTGTTCGAGGCCCGGGACCCGCTGTACCGGCAGACTGCGCATGTGGTCGTGGAGGCCGGCACGCTGTCGGCCCCCGCGGTCGTCAAACGGCTGCTGGCCCAGCTGCGCCAGGGTGGCGGCCAAGGCGCCTGACGCGCCGCCCGTAAACTTGGGGCCATGCAGGCCTCTTCGGATCCCCGGCAGGTTCACATCGCCCTCGGACAGCGCAGCTACCCCATCCTCATCGGGACGGGGCTGATCGGCCGCCCGTCCACCTGGGAATCGGTGTCCTCCGGGGTGGGTGCCGTGATCGTCACCAACCAGCTTGTGGCCCCCCTGTACGCCGACCGCCTGGCGCGGGCGCTCTCCCCCCGGCATGCCTCGGTGCGCACCGTCACGCTGCCCGACGGCGAGGAGCACAAGCACTGGCAGACGCTCAACCTGATCTTCGACGGCTTGCTGGAAAGCGGCTGCGACCGCAAGACGGTGCTGTACGCCCTGGGCGGGGGGGTCGTCGGCGACATGACGGGCTTCGCGGCCGCCTGCTACATGCGCGGCGTGCCCTTCGTCCAGGTGCCCACGACGCTGCTGGCGCAGGTGGATTCCTCTGTCGGCGGCAAGACGGCGATCAACCACTCGCTGGGCAAGAACATGATCGGCGCTTTCTACCAGCCGCAACTCGTGGTGTGCGACCTCGACACCCTGGCGACGCTGCCGGACCGGGAGATGAGCGCGGGCCTGGCCGAGGTGATCAAGTACGGTCCGATCGCGGACCTGGAATTCCTGGGCTGGATCGAAGACCACATCGACGCGCTGCGCGCGCGCGATCCGCAGGCGCTGGCGCATGCCGTGCGCCGCAGCTGCGAGATCAAGGCCTGGGTGGTGGGGCAGGACGAGCGCGAGACGGGGCTGCGCGTCATCCTCAACTTCGGGCACACCTTCGGCCACGCGATCGAAGCCGGCCTGGGTTATGGCCAATGGCTGCACGGCGAGGCCGTGGGTTGCGGCATGGTGATGGCGCTGCACCTTTCGCATCGGCTCGGGCTGGTCGACGCTGCCTTCGTCGACCGCTGCGTTGCGCTGATCCGGCGCGCCGGCCTGCCGACCATGGGGCCGGCCTTGGGGGCCGACCGTTACCTGGAGCTGATGCGTGTGGACAAGAAGGCCGAGGCGGGCGAGATCCGCTTCGTCGTGATCGGCCCGCCTGGCCAGGCGCAGCTTCGCCCGGCTCCGGACGCGCTGGTCCGCGAGGTTATCGCCGACTGTTGCCGCTGAATCCACGACCGATGAGCCTGGCGGCCTACGCCTGCGACCCCGCCCATTCACGCGGGCGCCGCCACCCGGAGCCCACGGCGCCGACGCGCACCGAGTTCCAGCGCGACCGTGACCGCATCGTGCATTCCACGGCGTTCCGGCGGCTGGTCTATAAGACCCAGGTGTTCCTCAACCACGAGGGCGACCTGTTCCGCACCCGGCTCACGCACTCGCTGGAGGTGGCGCAGCTCGCGCGCTCCATCGCCCGGCCGCTCGGCCTGAACGAGGACCTGGTCGAGGCGGTCGCGCTGGCGCACGACCTGGGCCACACGCCTTTCGGGCACGCCGGCCAGGACGCGCTGGACGATTGCATGGCCACGCATGGCGGCTTCGAGCACAACCTGCAAAGCCTGCGGGTGGTCGACCAGCTGGAGGAGCGCTACCCGGCCTTCGATGGCCTGAACCTCAGCTTCGAGACGCGGGAAGGCATCCTCAAGCACTGCTCGCGGGCCAATGCGCAGCGGCTGGAGGCGCAGGAGCCCGGCGGAGTGGGGCGCCGCTTTCTGGACCGCACCCAACCCAGCCTGGAAGCCCAGCTGTGCAACTTGGCCGACGAGATTGCCTACAACGCGCACGACATCGATGACGGCGTCCGCTCCGGCTTGCTGACGCTGGAGCAGCTGGAGCAGGTGAGCCTGTTCGATCGGTTCCGGCGCGAGGCCCTGGCTGCCCACCCGCAGCTGCAAGGCCGGCGGCTGCTGTACGAGTCCATCCGCCTCATGCTCAGTGCCCAGGTGTACGACGTGATCGACGCCACGGCCTTGGCGCTGCGCCGCCACGCGCCCGCCAGCGCCGACGCTGCACGCCTGCTGAGACCGGTGCTCTGTTTCGGTGAGGCGATGCGCCAGGAATCGCAGGCGCTCAAGACCTTCCTTCTGCGCAACCTGTACCGCCATCCCCAGGTGATGGCGACGACCGGCCGTGCCAAGACGGTCGTGCGCGAGCTGTTTGCCGCCTACATGGCCGACCCCGCCCAGCTGCAGGCGGGCTTTGCCTCACGCGGAGACACGCCTCGCGCCGTGGCGGACTACATTGCCGGCATGACCGACCGCTTTGCCGCGCGCGAGCACGAGCGGCTGACCGGCCGGCGGCTGCTGCCTTGAAAGCGCCCGGCCTGCTGCCGCCGGCCTGGCTGGTGGTGCTGGGCGGCGTCGCCGCGGCGCTGCACGTGGGCAAGCTCCCGCCCGCCCTGCCGGTGCTGCGCGACGCGCTGGACATCGGGTTGGTGCAGGCCGGCTTCCTGCTGTCGCTGGTGCAGCTCGCAGGCATGACGCTGGGCCTGGTGGCCGGCTTGGCGGCCGACCGCATCGGCCTGAAACGCACCATGGTCGCCGGCTTGCTGCTGACGGGCGCGGCCAGCGTGCTGGGCGGCTGCGTCGGCACGCCGGCACTGCTGCTGGCCCTGCGCGCCCTCGAGGGCTTGGGCTTCCTGCTGGCGTCCATGCCGGCGCCGGGCCTGATCCGCCGGCTGGTCCCGCCCGAGAGGATGAGCGCCACGCTCGGCGTCTGGGGCGCCTACATGCCGTTCGCCACGGCCGCGGCGCTGCTCGCCGGCCCCGCATGGATGGCCTGGGCCGGCTGGCGCGGCTGGTGGTGGCTGCTGGGCGGTGTGTCGCTGGCGCTGGCCGGCTGGCTCGCGGCCGCCTTGCCGGCCGATCCTGCGCGGCCCAACGCCATGCCGCAGCAAGGCTCCCGAGTGCGGCTGACGCTCACGGCGCGCGGCCCTTGGCTGGTGGCCTGTGCGTTTGGCGTCTACTCGGCGCAATGGCTGGCAGTGATCGGCTTCCTGCCTTCGATCTACCTGGCCGCGGGCTTCGCTGCCGGGTTGGCCGCAGTGGCGACGGCGCTGGCCGCTGCGGTGAACATGGTCGGCAATCTCGCCTCCGGCCGCCTGCTGCAGCGCGGCGCGTCGCCCCAGCACCTGCTGGCGACCGGCTTCCTGGCGATGGGCCTGGGCGGCTTCCTGGCCTTCAGCGACGTGCTGGGTCAGGGCGCGGCCGGGGCGTGGGGACGCTACGCCGCGGTGCTCGGTTTCTCGATGGTGGGCGGCGTGATTCCGGGCACGCTGTTCTCGCTGGCCGTGCGGCTGGCACCCAGCGAGCACACCGTGTCGGCGACAGTGGGCTGGATGCAGCAGTGGTCCGCGTTCGGGCAGTTCGCCGGCCCGCCCCTGGTCGCCTCGGTGGCGGCCCGCGCTGGCGGGTGGCAGTGGAGCTGGCTGGTCACCGGCGCCTGTGCCGCTGCCGGGCTGCTGCTGGCGCGCAGCATGGGCCGGCTGCTGGCAAAAGGGTCACGGGCCGGCCCGTAGAATTTGAGCGATGACGACGAGGGACCATGATCGCATCGTCGCCGACACGCGCGCCTGGCTGGAGCGAGCCGTGATCGGCTTGAATTTGTGCCCATTCGCCAAGGCCGTGCATGCCAAGGGCCAGGTGCACTACGCTGTCAGCACCAACGACGACTTCGCCGGCGTGCTCGAGGACCTGCATGCCGAGCTCCAGGCCTTGCTGCATCTGCCGGCGTCCGAGCGGGACACCACGCTGCTGGCCGTCCCGCGCGGCTTCGACGATTTCTTGCTGTTCAACGAGCTGGTGCGCCAGGGCGACCGCCTGCTGGCGCGCGAGCGCGTGCAGGGCATCGTGCAGCTGGCCAGCTTCCATCCCCGCTTCGTGTTCGCGGGGGCCGACGAGGATGACATGGGCAATTTCAGCAACCGCGCGCCGTACCCCACGCTGCACCTGCTGCGCGAGGACAGCATGGACCGCGCGGTGGCCGCCTTTCCGCAGGCCGACGCCATCTTCGGCACCAACATCGAACGGCTGCGGCAGCTCGGGCGTAACGGCTGGGATGCTCTGCGGGTGGGGGCCAGCGGATGACGACGCCGCGCGAGCTGGACCTGCGCCCGGGTCAATCCGTCGAGCTGCTCAAGGAGCTGCACATCCTCACGCAGGATGGCAAGCTGAATCAGGACTCGCGTCGCAAGCTCAAGCAGGTCTACCACCTCTACCAGTTCATCGAAGCGCTGCTGCTTGAGCTGCCTGCCTCGCCGGGCTCGCCCACCATCGCCGACCACGGCGCGGGCAAGTCCTACCTGGGCTTCATCCTGTACGACCTGTTCCTCAAGCCGCGCGGATCCGGCCAGGTGTACGGCATCGAGACCCGGGCGGAACTGGTCACACGCTCGCAGGCGCTGGCGCAGCGCCTAGGCTTTGAACGCATGAGCTTTCTGAACCTGAGCGCCGCCGAAGCCAGCGACGCGCAGCAGCTGCCTGGGAAGATCGACATGGTCACCGCCCTGCACGCCTGCGACACGGCGACCGACGACGCCATCGCTTTCGGCCTGCGCAAGCAGGCCGGCTTTCTGGTGCTGGTGCCCTGCTGCCAGGCGGAGGTGGCAGGTCGGCTGCGGCAGAACAAGGCCTTGGCGCTCAGCCGCACGCCGCTGGCCGAGCTGTGGCGCCGTCCCTTGCATACCCGTGAGCTGGGCAGCCAGCTGACCAACGTGATGCGCTGCCTGTACCTGGAAGCCTGCGGCTACCAGGTAACGGTGACTGAACTGGTGGGCTGGGAGCACAGCCTGAAGAACGAACTGATC is from Ramlibacter tataouinensis TTB310 and encodes:
- a CDS encoding type 4a pilus biogenesis protein PilO, which gives rise to MATQSLPKVDFAALQQQLQAQFRGLNPNDPASWPGLPKALLCLALAAAIVVALWFVWLSSSDEELQAEQRKELELREDYKKKLAQAVNLEALKKQREQVQQYVIQLEKQLPSKAEMDALLSDINQAGLGRSLHFDLFRPGQVSVKEYYAELPIAVRVTGRYHDIGSFASDVANLSRIVTLNNMAITPAKDGALTFDATAKTYRYLDADEVNAQRKAAGGKK
- a CDS encoding pilus assembly protein PilM; its protein translation is MSSLSSLFSHQAAPLLGLDISSSSVKLVELGRDRNGNYVLERCAIEPLERGWITDGNVEKFDEVAEAMRRVVKKSGTRTRNVAMALPPSAVITKKIILPGGLSEQDLELQVEAEANQYIPFSLDEVSLDFCVVGPSTTSAGDVEVLIAASRKEKVQDRQGLAEAAGLKPVIIDVESYASRLAAGRLIQGLPNGGVDTMVALFEVGAFTTSMQVMRNEEVLYDRDQAFGGAQLTQLIVRQYGFSPEEAETKKRSGDLPDDYEGGVLKPFVESMAQEIARALQFFFTSTPHNRVDYIMIAGGSAALPGLNEMVTAQTSFPCSLADPFEGMQVAGGVREKKMRREAPSYLTSCGLAMRRFLQ
- a CDS encoding PilN domain-containing protein, whose protein sequence is MILINLLPHREAARKKRRERFYATLGASAVAGLLVSGAIYLWYAAQISRQQAQNMVLKTEIKVLENQIKDIAALQQEIAALRARQQAVEDLQADRNMPVHLLNELVRQLPDGVYVTSVKQENQSVAILGVAQSNERVSELLRNLGNNSPWLTRPELVEIVAGNVNLSPREQRRVANFNIRVKVLRASEAQKAAAAASAASAPKT
- a CDS encoding pilus assembly protein PilP — translated: MKRTSVTGVVLAAFALAGCGTSQEDELRQWMADQKAQTKPQIKPIPEPKKFVPELYSEEAATDPFSNLKLTQALKRESGQNTANAALVAPELARRKEPLEAYPLDAMAMVGSLMKQGQPVALVRVDNLLYQVRPGNYLGQNYGRITKVGEAEVMLREIVQDAAGEWVERTATLQLQERSTK
- a CDS encoding penicillin-binding protein 1A; the protein is MPSEAQQDKPASSPRKPAGWESTLGRVALWTGGALLAVIVSVATIVGVALAVAYPNLPDISELSDYRPKLPLRVFSAEGVLIGEFGEERRNLTPIAEIPQVMKDAVLAIEDTRFYSHGGVDYRGLLRAAVANLGRVKSQGASTITMQVARNVYLSSEKTFTRKLYEVLLTMKLEHLLTKDQILEIYMNQIFLGNRSYGFSAASEAYFGKPMKDITIAEAAMLAGLPKAPSAYNPISNPKRARARQLYIIQRMEENGYITAAQAAAAKQQELKIRSGGEVLRVHGDYVAETVRQLVYAQYGDEAYTRGLNVFTTVKLSHQEAAYKALRKGIMDYERRQIYRGPEQFVDLPADPKELDDAVDDALAEHPDNGDVMSAVVLEASPRRVVAVRQTGEELEITGEGLRPAQPGLSAKAPPKIKLRRGAVIRVLKTPKNTWEITQLPEVEGAFVALDPRDGGILAMIGGFDFNKNKFNHVTQAWRQPGSAFKPFIYSAALEKGFTPSTMVNDSPLFFDAGVTGGQPWEPKNYDGKFEGPMQLHTALAKSKNMVSIRILEAVGPHNAQDWVLRFGFDAEKHPPYLPMALGAGSVTPMQMATAYSVFANGGYRVNPWLVTRITDHKGRTLVESQPPLLNESARAIDARNAFIMNRLLQEITRSGTAAKAQASLKRPDVYGKTGTTNDAIDTWFAGFQPTVAAVVWMGYDTPRSLGDRETGGGLSLPVWISFMETALKGVPVAEPTAPDGVINVAGEWYYQEYSNGAGITSLGGAAPTEPALVPLTPLTPLGGSTGEGTPGTPATDRSLLNSDGLPPTPSRPPAGEERRSILDLFRN